Part of the Gemmatimonas sp. UBA7669 genome, CGCGATCACGTCGAAGGGCTCGGCCGGAGCGCTTTCCATTCCCGGTGATCCGCCCGGCATTCCAGGCACCGCGAGCCCCTTGACCGATGGACGCTCGGTCAGCAAGCGGACGAGCGCCGACGCTGGCACGTGCCCCTCGACCACATATCCCTCGACGAGCGCGGTATGGCACGACTGCAGCGCCGTCGGAACGCCGAACTCGCGCTTGACGGCACCGATGTCCTGCGCGAAGGTCGTCTCGATGCGAAACCCCGCCTCCTCCATCCGGCGAGCCCAGAGATGGCAGCACTGGCAGGCACTCGACGCGTGGAGGGCCACCAGCACCGGCGTTGTGACGGACTCCTCGCCGGACCGCCGAGACCACCACGCCGTGGCGGCCAGCGAAGCGCCGCCTAGCGCCGCCGCCAGCCACGTGCGCCGAGCGAATCGGCGTCCCGGGGACTGCTTCCTCTGACTGACCTGATCCGCGGATCTCCGCTGGCCTTCGTTCGAACTCAACACGTTACCTCCTTTGAATAGGTGCCGCCGGGCGGCGTCTACTGTTCGCCGCACACAGCCTGATGAATGCACAAACCGAGACAACCCTTCGCTTCTCCTGCGTGCCCGGCGCCACGCGAGCCGCGGCCCGTCCCGTCAGGTGTCGCGAAAACACGTCACTCCCAGGTCCGCCCTACCTCCACAACCGCAGCCCCGCGACGATCAGCGTCTCGCTGGCCGATTCACCAGCAAGCCGCGCCAACTCCGCGCTCCGCCCATAGCCACGCTCCCAGACCACGCCGAGATACGGCGCGAACTCACGCCGAATCTCGAACCGTGTACGCAACCCGAACGAAGTACTGCTCAACCCTCGCCCGACGCCGAACGCGTCGTCGTCCTTGAGTGACAGGGTGGACTCCAGGCGCGGCTGCAGCACGAGCCGTTGCGTCAGGAAGAGGTCGTACGAGGCGGTCAGATCGAAGGAGAGATTGCCGTCCGTCGTGACGAACAGCGACGGCTCGAGCTCGAACCAGCCCGGCGCCAATCCCTGCAGACCGACCAAGGCGCCCGCTCGCGACGCGCTCGCGCCCGGTGCCGTGCGCACGTCGGCGCGGGCGCCCAACTGCACGTCCCACCACGGCGTGAGCATCCGGCCATAGAGCACTTGGTACTCGCCGTGCGTCGCGCGCCCACTGGTCGCGGCGCTGCCGTCGGCCTTGAACCACAGGCGGCGGCTCGCTCCGCCGGTCCACGCGAGCACATCGAAAAGCAGGGGACGTGCAGCACCGGCCGCGTCGTACTCCAGCACTTCCGTCAGCACGAAGGTCTCTCGCCCCCACCTCATTCCGTGGGAGGCATCGTGCGGTACGCTATCGCGCCCTTGTGCGTGGACGCGGCCAGCCGACGAAAAGAGCACCGTGCTCGCGCTGAGAAGTCCCGCCAGCAGCAGCGACGTCCGCCGGCCTCGACGTTCACTCGGCATCGCCATGCCCCTCGTGGCCGGTCGGCGCACTCACGCGCACTTCACGAAACATCCCGACCTCCATATGGTAGAGCACATGGCAATGAAACGCCCATCGCCCAGGGGCGTCCGCCGTGACCAACAGCGACACGCGTTCCGCCGGCTTCACATTGATTGTGTGAATCCGCGGGCTGCGGTCGCCCTGTCCGTTCTCCAACTCCATCCACATCCCGTGCAAGTGCATCGGGTGGTTCATCATCGTGTCGTTCACCATCGTCAAGCGAATCCGCTCGCCGTAGGTGAACTCGATGGGCTCCGCTTCATCATAGGGCACACCGTCGATGGCCCACGTGAAGCGCTCCATATTGCCGGTGAGGTGAATCTCGATCTCCCGCGTCGGCGCGCGAAACTC contains:
- a CDS encoding copper resistance protein B, whose product is MLTEVLEYDAAGAARPLLFDVLAWTGGASRRLWFKADGSAATSGRATHGEYQVLYGRMLTPWWDVQLGARADVRTAPGASASRAGALVGLQGLAPGWFELEPSLFVTTDGNLSFDLTASYDLFLTQRLVLQPRLESTLSLKDDDAFGVGRGLSSTSFGLRTRFEIRREFAPYLGVVWERGYGRSAELARLAGESASETLIVAGLRLWR
- a CDS encoding DUF411 domain-containing protein; this encodes MLVALHASSACQCCHLWARRMEEAGFRIETTFAQDIGAVKREFGVPTALQSCHTALVEGYVVEGHVPASALVRLLTERPSVKGLAVPGMPGGSPGMESAPAEPFDVIAFTTEGATHVFA